A genomic stretch from Scomber scombrus chromosome 8, fScoSco1.1, whole genome shotgun sequence includes:
- the dcun1d4 gene encoding DCN1-like protein 4 isoform X4, which translates to MHSDAANFQLNSHLTTLASIHKIHHTLHRLNLTEDVGQDSHPSACCSRAMPPRKKRRPSAGDDMSAKKSRQDSVFRKHETPQIREEETFSSKRCLEWFYEYAGCDDVVGPEGMEKFCEDIGVEPENVVMLVLAWKLDAQSMGYFTLQEWLRGMGSLQCDSTERLRNSLDYLRSVLNDSTSFKLIYRYAFDFAREKDQRSLDLNTAKCMLGLLLGKTWPLFPVFNQFLEQSKYKVINKDQWCNVLEFSRTINLDLSNYDEDGAWPVLLDEFVEWYKERQMS; encoded by the exons ATGCACTCTGATGCGGCAA ATTTTCAGCTGAATTCCCACTTGACTACACTGGCCAGCATCCATAAGATCCACCACACCTTGCACAGGCTG AACCTGACAGAAGACGTTGGACAGGATAGCCACCCCTCAG CTTGTTGCTCGAGAGCCATGCCTCCTAGGAAAAAGAGGAGACCCTCTGCTGGAGATGACATGTCAGCCAAAAAAAGTCGCCAGGACAG TGTCTTCAGGAAACATGAAACACCACAAATCCGCGAGGAGGAGACGTTTTCCAGCAAACGATGCTTGGAGTGGTTCTATGAATATGCAG GCTGTGATGATGTGGTGGGTCCAGAGGGCATGGAGAAGTTCTGTGAGGACATCGGAGTGGAACCAGAGAAC GTGGTGATGCTGGTGCTTGCTTGGAAGCTGGACGCCCAGAGTATGGGATATTTCACTCTCCAGGAGTGGCTGAGAGGCATGGGCTCACTGCA GTGCGACTCCACAGAGAGGCTGAGGAACTCGCTCGACTACCTGAGATCTGTCCTAAACGACAGCACCAGTTTTAAGCTTATTTATAGATATGCCTTTGATTTTGCTCGG GAAAAGGATCAGAGGAGTTTGGACTTGAACACAGCCAAGTGCATGCTGGGACTTCTTTTGGGAAAGACGTGGCCTCTGTTTCCCGTGTTCAATCAGTTTCTAGAG CAATCCAAGTACAAAGTCATCAACAAAGACCAGTGGTGCAATGTTTTAGAGTTCAGCAGGACAATCAACCTGGACCTCAGTAACTATGATGAGGATGGTGCCT GGCCAGTTTTGTTGGACGAGTTTGTGGAATGGTACAAGGAAAGACAGATGTCATAG
- the dcun1d4 gene encoding DCN1-like protein 4 isoform X3, whose product MHSDAANFQLNSHLTTLASIHKIHHTLHRLNLTEDVGQDSHPSACCSRAMPPRKKRRPSAGDDMSAKKSRQDSVFRKHETPQIREEETFSSKRCLEWFYEYAAGCDDVVGPEGMEKFCEDIGVEPENVVMLVLAWKLDAQSMGYFTLQEWLRGMGSLQCDSTERLRNSLDYLRSVLNDSTSFKLIYRYAFDFAREKDQRSLDLNTAKCMLGLLLGKTWPLFPVFNQFLEQSKYKVINKDQWCNVLEFSRTINLDLSNYDEDGAWPVLLDEFVEWYKERQMS is encoded by the exons ATGCACTCTGATGCGGCAA ATTTTCAGCTGAATTCCCACTTGACTACACTGGCCAGCATCCATAAGATCCACCACACCTTGCACAGGCTG AACCTGACAGAAGACGTTGGACAGGATAGCCACCCCTCAG CTTGTTGCTCGAGAGCCATGCCTCCTAGGAAAAAGAGGAGACCCTCTGCTGGAGATGACATGTCAGCCAAAAAAAGTCGCCAGGACAG TGTCTTCAGGAAACATGAAACACCACAAATCCGCGAGGAGGAGACGTTTTCCAGCAAACGATGCTTGGAGTGGTTCTATGAATATGCAG CAGGCTGTGATGATGTGGTGGGTCCAGAGGGCATGGAGAAGTTCTGTGAGGACATCGGAGTGGAACCAGAGAAC GTGGTGATGCTGGTGCTTGCTTGGAAGCTGGACGCCCAGAGTATGGGATATTTCACTCTCCAGGAGTGGCTGAGAGGCATGGGCTCACTGCA GTGCGACTCCACAGAGAGGCTGAGGAACTCGCTCGACTACCTGAGATCTGTCCTAAACGACAGCACCAGTTTTAAGCTTATTTATAGATATGCCTTTGATTTTGCTCGG GAAAAGGATCAGAGGAGTTTGGACTTGAACACAGCCAAGTGCATGCTGGGACTTCTTTTGGGAAAGACGTGGCCTCTGTTTCCCGTGTTCAATCAGTTTCTAGAG CAATCCAAGTACAAAGTCATCAACAAAGACCAGTGGTGCAATGTTTTAGAGTTCAGCAGGACAATCAACCTGGACCTCAGTAACTATGATGAGGATGGTGCCT GGCCAGTTTTGTTGGACGAGTTTGTGGAATGGTACAAGGAAAGACAGATGTCATAG
- the dcun1d4 gene encoding DCN1-like protein 4 isoform X1: MTAFQRKCIDDIWRKDFQLNSHLTTLASIHKIHHTLHRLNLTEDVGQDSHPSACCSRAMPPRKKRRPSAGDDMSAKKSRQDSVFRKHETPQIREEETFSSKRCLEWFYEYAAGCDDVVGPEGMEKFCEDIGVEPENVVMLVLAWKLDAQSMGYFTLQEWLRGMGSLQCDSTERLRNSLDYLRSVLNDSTSFKLIYRYAFDFAREKDQRSLDLNTAKCMLGLLLGKTWPLFPVFNQFLEQSKYKVINKDQWCNVLEFSRTINLDLSNYDEDGAWPVLLDEFVEWYKERQMS; the protein is encoded by the exons ATGACAGCTTTTCAACGCAAGTGTATAGATGACATCTGGCGAAAAG ATTTTCAGCTGAATTCCCACTTGACTACACTGGCCAGCATCCATAAGATCCACCACACCTTGCACAGGCTG AACCTGACAGAAGACGTTGGACAGGATAGCCACCCCTCAG CTTGTTGCTCGAGAGCCATGCCTCCTAGGAAAAAGAGGAGACCCTCTGCTGGAGATGACATGTCAGCCAAAAAAAGTCGCCAGGACAG TGTCTTCAGGAAACATGAAACACCACAAATCCGCGAGGAGGAGACGTTTTCCAGCAAACGATGCTTGGAGTGGTTCTATGAATATGCAG CAGGCTGTGATGATGTGGTGGGTCCAGAGGGCATGGAGAAGTTCTGTGAGGACATCGGAGTGGAACCAGAGAAC GTGGTGATGCTGGTGCTTGCTTGGAAGCTGGACGCCCAGAGTATGGGATATTTCACTCTCCAGGAGTGGCTGAGAGGCATGGGCTCACTGCA GTGCGACTCCACAGAGAGGCTGAGGAACTCGCTCGACTACCTGAGATCTGTCCTAAACGACAGCACCAGTTTTAAGCTTATTTATAGATATGCCTTTGATTTTGCTCGG GAAAAGGATCAGAGGAGTTTGGACTTGAACACAGCCAAGTGCATGCTGGGACTTCTTTTGGGAAAGACGTGGCCTCTGTTTCCCGTGTTCAATCAGTTTCTAGAG CAATCCAAGTACAAAGTCATCAACAAAGACCAGTGGTGCAATGTTTTAGAGTTCAGCAGGACAATCAACCTGGACCTCAGTAACTATGATGAGGATGGTGCCT GGCCAGTTTTGTTGGACGAGTTTGTGGAATGGTACAAGGAAAGACAGATGTCATAG
- the dcun1d4 gene encoding DCN1-like protein 4 isoform X2 — protein MTAFQRKCIDDIWRKDFQLNSHLTTLASIHKIHHTLHRLNLTEDVGQDSHPSACCSRAMPPRKKRRPSAGDDMSAKKSRQDSVFRKHETPQIREEETFSSKRCLEWFYEYAGCDDVVGPEGMEKFCEDIGVEPENVVMLVLAWKLDAQSMGYFTLQEWLRGMGSLQCDSTERLRNSLDYLRSVLNDSTSFKLIYRYAFDFAREKDQRSLDLNTAKCMLGLLLGKTWPLFPVFNQFLEQSKYKVINKDQWCNVLEFSRTINLDLSNYDEDGAWPVLLDEFVEWYKERQMS, from the exons ATGACAGCTTTTCAACGCAAGTGTATAGATGACATCTGGCGAAAAG ATTTTCAGCTGAATTCCCACTTGACTACACTGGCCAGCATCCATAAGATCCACCACACCTTGCACAGGCTG AACCTGACAGAAGACGTTGGACAGGATAGCCACCCCTCAG CTTGTTGCTCGAGAGCCATGCCTCCTAGGAAAAAGAGGAGACCCTCTGCTGGAGATGACATGTCAGCCAAAAAAAGTCGCCAGGACAG TGTCTTCAGGAAACATGAAACACCACAAATCCGCGAGGAGGAGACGTTTTCCAGCAAACGATGCTTGGAGTGGTTCTATGAATATGCAG GCTGTGATGATGTGGTGGGTCCAGAGGGCATGGAGAAGTTCTGTGAGGACATCGGAGTGGAACCAGAGAAC GTGGTGATGCTGGTGCTTGCTTGGAAGCTGGACGCCCAGAGTATGGGATATTTCACTCTCCAGGAGTGGCTGAGAGGCATGGGCTCACTGCA GTGCGACTCCACAGAGAGGCTGAGGAACTCGCTCGACTACCTGAGATCTGTCCTAAACGACAGCACCAGTTTTAAGCTTATTTATAGATATGCCTTTGATTTTGCTCGG GAAAAGGATCAGAGGAGTTTGGACTTGAACACAGCCAAGTGCATGCTGGGACTTCTTTTGGGAAAGACGTGGCCTCTGTTTCCCGTGTTCAATCAGTTTCTAGAG CAATCCAAGTACAAAGTCATCAACAAAGACCAGTGGTGCAATGTTTTAGAGTTCAGCAGGACAATCAACCTGGACCTCAGTAACTATGATGAGGATGGTGCCT GGCCAGTTTTGTTGGACGAGTTTGTGGAATGGTACAAGGAAAGACAGATGTCATAG